CGACGCCCTCGATGGAGCGGCCGGGGAGGAGGTCGTCGTCGAGTGCGCGACGATAGATGACCGACGCCGTCTCGCGGACGTTCTCGGGGAGGCCGAGCGCGCTCGCCATGCGGTCGATCTCACCGAGCGCCTGCTTCAGGTTGCGCTCTTTGGAGTCGCGCGTGCGGAACCGCTCGTGCCAGGTGCGGAGGCGCTGCATCTGCTGGCGGCGCTCCGCCGACAGTGTCTTGCCGTAGGCGTCTTTGTTCTGCCAGCCGATGTTGGTCGACAGCCCCTTGTCGTGCATCATCTTCGTGGTGGGGGCGCCGACGCGCGACTTGCTCTCGCCGTCGCGGTTGAACGACCGCCACTCGGGGCCGCGGTCGATGGCGTCCTCCTCGACGACGAGGCCGCAGTCGGTACAGACTGTCTCGCCGTGCTCCTCGTCGGCGACGACGCTGCCGCCACACTCGGGGCACACGCGCACCGACTCGGTCTCCTCGACGCGCTCGCCGGCTCGTTCTTTCGCCTGCTTCTCCCGCTCGGTGTAACTGCTGATGGTGGTTTCTGACTCGCTCATGGTGTTCCCGGATCGACGCCGATGGAGAGGGCGAAAATACTGCCGTCACCGACTGTCGTCCTTACCAGTCGTTACGTGAATATTCCATATAAGTCTTTCGCGGGTGGGATACTCCCGTACACACGGGATACTGGGCGCGAAAAGGCCGAATCAGTCGCTAACGAGACGACGGTCAGACACGAATGCGATTTTAAAAATCGTTCGGTCGCAGTCGGAGGGTCGATTCAGTCGCGTCGAAGCGCCAGCAGGGCCGCACCGAAGAGCGCGACCACCGCGAGGACGACGCCGAAGCCGGGGGTCGACGTCTCCGTGGCCGCCCCGCCCGTCTCGCCGTCCATCTCGGTGTCCATCTCCGCCTCGGTCATGGCGTCACTCTCGGTGTCCATCGGGGTCGACGTCGCCATCGACTCCCCGGTGTACGTCACGTCGGCTGCGGCGACGACCGCACCCTGCGCGGACGTGTACGGGGCGTCGGCACCGCCTTCCTGCTCGACGAAGTCGTACACCTGGTTGTCGTTGCTGTCCACGTGCGGCATCGCGACGAACGTCCCGTCGGCCTCGACGCCGCTGTCGAGGGCGACCTCGACGTTCTCGTGGGTCCCGGGCGCGAGGTACTCGCTGGTGCCGCGCACGGAGCCGAGGGCGTCGCCGTCGAGCAGCGTCTCGTCGTGGATGGTGACGAAGCCGCCGTTCTGGAGCACGACGCGCTCGACGGTCAGGGAGTCGCCCGTCGACTCCTGGTCGGCGAACTCGACGTACGCGAGCACCTGCACCTCGCCCGCGTCGACGACCGCCGCGCCGTCAGCCGTGTACGGCCCGTCGGCACCGCCCTCCTGCTCGACGAAGTCGTACACCTGGTTGTCGTTGCTGTCTACGTGCGGCATCGCGACGAGCGTCTCTGGCTGGACCACGTGGCTGTCCAGCGTCACCACGACGTCCTCGTGGGAGCCGGCCTCGAGGTACTCGGAGGTGCCGACGACGCTGCCGAGCGCGTCGCCGTTGAACAGCGTGCTGTCGTGGATGGTGACGAAGCCGCCCTCCGCCAGGTCGACGGAGTCGACGACGACCGTCTTGCCGTCCGAGCGCTGCGTGTCGAGGCTCACCGTCGCGGAGACGGTCGCCTCGGTGGAGTCGACGACAGCACCGTCGTCGTTCGTGTACGGGCCGTCGTCTTGGCCCTCGGAGGTGACGAAGTCGTACTCCTGGTCGTCGTCGCTGTCCGTGTGGGGCATCGCGACCAGCGTCGCGGTGGAGTTGTCGAACTCACCGTCGAGCGCGACCCGGACGTTCGTGTGGTAGCCGGGCGCGAGGTACTCGCTGGTGCCGCGCACGGAGCCGAGCGCGTCGCCGTCGGCGACGAGCGAGCCGTCGTGGACCGTGACGAAGCCGCCCTCGGGGAGGAACACGGAGTCGACGACGACGCTGTTACCGCCGGTCGTCGCAGCCGTGATGTTCGCGGTCGCCGTCGAAGCCACCTCGACGGCCGCCTGGTCGAGTACCGCCTCACCCTCGGCCGTCAGGAACGGGCCGTCCTCTTGCCCGTCGGTAGTGACGAAGTCGTACTCGCCGTTGTCGTTCGAGTCGACGTGCGCCATCGGCACCAGCGTGTCGTCGTTCTGGAGCGGGTCGTCCAACTCGATCCGGACGTCCTCGTGGACGCCAGCCGAGAGGAGGTCGCTCGTGCCGCGCACGGAGTCGAACGTCGCACCGTCCAGCAGACTGGAGTCGTGGACCGTGACGAAGCCGGGCTGAGCCAGTTCGACGCGGTCGACGACGACGTACTGCCCGTCGGTGGGCTGGTCGTCCATCGACACTGTCGCCGAGACGGTCACGTTTGCGGCCGCCACGACGGCGCCGCCGTCGGCGGTGTAGGGTCCGTCGGCCTGCCCGCCGGTGGTGACGAAGTCGTACGCGCGGTCCCCGTCGGTGTCCACGTGGGGCATCGCGACGTACTGGCCATCGTCGAC
The DNA window shown above is from Halobaculum marinum and carries:
- a CDS encoding transcription initiation factor IIB, with protein sequence MSESETTISSYTEREKQAKERAGERVEETESVRVCPECGGSVVADEEHGETVCTDCGLVVEEDAIDRGPEWRSFNRDGESKSRVGAPTTKMMHDKGLSTNIGWQNKDAYGKTLSAERRQQMQRLRTWHERFRTRDSKERNLKQALGEIDRMASALGLPENVRETASVIYRRALDDDLLPGRSIEGVASAALYAAARQANTPRSLDELTAVSRVDRMELTRTYRYIVRELKLEVAPADPAQYVGRFASDLGLSDEGEWRARELLKTAQQTGVTSGKSPVGLAAAAVYAAALLTNEALTQSRVSDVAGVSEVTIRNRYKELLDAAEVTDGSDLGGRASA
- a CDS encoding DUF7282 domain-containing protein translates to MVAVLVTAGFAGVSTAAVPSGQIAQQEADASVTFTAQTSGGTTITVDEVTLPEGGFVTIHDASLTGEGDALGSVVGTSQYLAPGTHEDVEVTLTDAVDDGQYVAMPHVDTDGDRAYDFVTTGGQADGPYTADGGAVVAAANVTVSATVSMDDQPTDGQYVVVDRVELAQPGFVTVHDSSLLDGATFDSVRGTSDLLSAGVHEDVRIELDDPLQNDDTLVPMAHVDSNDNGEYDFVTTDGQEDGPFLTAEGEAVLDQAAVEVASTATANITAATTGGNSVVVDSVFLPEGGFVTVHDGSLVADGDALGSVRGTSEYLAPGYHTNVRVALDGEFDNSTATLVAMPHTDSDDDQEYDFVTSEGQDDGPYTNDDGAVVDSTEATVSATVSLDTQRSDGKTVVVDSVDLAEGGFVTIHDSTLFNGDALGSVVGTSEYLEAGSHEDVVVTLDSHVVQPETLVAMPHVDSNDNQVYDFVEQEGGADGPYTADGAAVVDAGEVQVLAYVEFADQESTGDSLTVERVVLQNGGFVTIHDETLLDGDALGSVRGTSEYLAPGTHENVEVALDSGVEADGTFVAMPHVDSNDNQVYDFVEQEGGADAPYTSAQGAVVAAADVTYTGESMATSTPMDTESDAMTEAEMDTEMDGETGGAATETSTPGFGVVLAVVALFGAALLALRRD